A window of Malania oleifera isolate guangnan ecotype guangnan chromosome 5, ASM2987363v1, whole genome shotgun sequence contains these coding sequences:
- the LOC131156218 gene encoding uncharacterized protein LOC131156218, which yields MPFSRFSRNSSWTSEHCASSPAARPAVNAASHSQQCAYPTPASSEPPPRPALRNPKSQLLKPAGVCISSFNNHMMNLAGSLCRRMNLKELVTNIPVYSSASDVSGGGMGVIFRRWATKKTAGSTKNGRDSKPKNLGVKKFGGERVIPGNIIVRQRGTRFHPGNYVGMGKDHTLFALKEGCVKFEKHKLSGRKWVHVEPKEGHMLHPVYADAAPPQLQMTV from the exons ATGCCATTTTCTCGTTTCTCTCGCAATAGTAGTTGGACTTCTGAGCATTGCGCCTCCTCTCCGGCGGCGAGGCCAGCAGTGAACGCCGCCTCCCACAGCCAGCAGTGTGCCTACCCCACCCCGGCCAGCAGTGAGCCTCCTCCACGACCGGCACTGAGAAATCCAAAATCACAACTTCTGAAGCCTGCAGGG GTTTGTATTAGTTCATTCAACAACCACATGATGAATCTTGCTGGATCACTATGCAGAAGAATGAATCTCAAAGAGCTGGTCACAAATATTCCTGTTTACAGTAGTGCTAGTG ATGTCTCTGGAGGAGGAATGGGTGTGATTTTCAGGCGCTGGGCCACCAAAAAGACAGCAGGATCCACAAAGAATGGACGTGACTCAAAACCCAAGAATCTTGGCGTGAAGAAATTTGGTGGAGAG AGAGTAATACCTGGAAATATCATTGTTCGTCAAAGGGGTACCCGGTTTCATCCTGGAAACTACGTTGGAATGGGAAAGGACCACACTCTCTTTGCTCTGAAAGAAGGCTGTGTTAAGTTTGAAAAGCACAAGCTGAGTGGACGCAAGTGGGTGCATGTTGAGCCCAAGGAAGGCCATATGCTTCACCCAGTCTACGCAGATGCTGCACCGCCTCAGCTCCAGATGACTGTGTGA